The window AGCGCGTTGTTGTACTGTTCCAGCAGCCCGGTGCGCTTCGCAAGCTGGGTGCTGATCCACGTGAAGTCGCGCGTGTCGCCCTGCGGTTCGACCGCGGGCTGGCGCAGCACGACGCCGCGGTGCTCCCAGAACTGCTCGACGAACTTCGTGCCGCCGACCTTGATCATCTGCAGCGATTCGAGGTCGGTGGCCTCCGGCAGCAGCAGGTCGGCCATCCAGTTCGTCTCGTCCAGCGTGTAGGCGAAGGACACCGTGAAGGGGAACTTCGCGATCTCCTCGACCAGCGTGCGCGTGTCCCAGAACGAGATCGCCGGGTTGGTGCGGTAGATGAACCACACGTCCGGCATCGTCGGCATGGGCATGTTCCAGTCTTCCGGCACTTCGCGCTGGAACATCCACGCGAGCTGCGTCGGGCCGAGCGCCTGGCTCCACGCGGTATTGCCGACGATGGGCACCAGCGTGCGGTGGATGTTTCGGCCGGTCGGCTTCGCGACCCAGTGTTCCTTGTCCGTCGGATTGAAATGCTGCGCCATGAAGCCGTCTTCGCCGGCCTTCACGCTCAGCAGGCGATTGTCGTGCGGGCGATTGAGGCGGACAGTCGTGCCCAGCGTGCCGCCGGGGTTCTCCAGGGCACCCACCAGCGTCGCGAGCAGCGTGCGCGCCCAGCAGCATTCGAACGCGCCCCAGCCGTTGTTCACCGACTTGCCGAGCGTCACCGCGACCGGGCGCAGCGGCAGCGTCTGGCCGTCGATCTCGATGGTCTCGCCGATCGAGGCGTTTTCCAGATACTCGTTCGCGACACGGCGGATCGTTTCCGCCGGCACGTCGCAGATCGACGCGGCCCATTCCGGCGTGTATTTCTCCATGTGCTCGACGAGCTTGGTGTAGGCAGTCACGCCCTCGGCGACGTCGAACTGCTGGCGCGCATCGTCCGCGTCGATGCTGACCGCACCTTCCACACGGAAGCGTCCCGCCACGGCCGGCAGCGCACCTTCGGTGTCGAAAGGCACGGCGCGGCCGCTGCGTTCGTCCCACAGCAGCGGCTTGCCCGATTCCGCGTCGCGCAGGTACAAGCCATCGGGGCCGACCAGATAGGGCGAAGAGCTGCGATCGCGCAGGAAAGCCACGTCGAGCTTGTCCAGCCCCTGCTCGCACACCAGCACGTGGATCAGCGCGAACATGAAGGCCGGATCGGTCTTCGGGCGGATCGGCACCCACTCGGCCGAACAGGCACCGGTCACTGACAGGTGCGGCTCGACCTGCACGCGCTTGTAGCCGCGCACACGCGCATCGGCGTGGCGCGTGACCGCACAGGGCCCACCTGAAGCCTCGACGTTCGAGCCGATCGAGATCACGTAGTGCGCGAGCGGCGTGTCGGCCGCGACCGTGAAGCCGCGGTGCCAGAATTCGCCGTACAAGTGCTCCGAATGCACGCACTTCACACCCTGGCCCGAGCCAAAGCTGTAGTCGATCGCCCCCCACGCGGCGAGGAAGGCCGGCAGCGAGCCCATGTACATCCCGGGCGTGCCGCCGTGGCCGAAAGTGGCGGCGACGCGCGGCAGGCCGGATTCATCGACCAGCCCTTTCTCGCGCACCGAAGTCAGCTTCGCGCTGACGAGATCCAGCGCCTCGTCCCACGAGATCGCGACGAAACCCGGATCCTCGTTGCGCCCCTTCTTCGGGTTGGTGCGCTTCATCGGCTGCAG is drawn from Azoarcus sp. DN11 and contains these coding sequences:
- a CDS encoding molybdopterin-dependent oxidoreductase, whose amino-acid sequence is MPTRTTPQSVRKVPTYCYNCVAGPDFMNVKVVDGVATEIEPNFAAEDIHPARGRVCVKAYGLVQKTYNPHRVLQPMKRTNPKKGRNEDPGFVAISWDEALDLVSAKLTSVREKGLVDESGLPRVAATFGHGGTPGMYMGSLPAFLAAWGAIDYSFGSGQGVKCVHSEHLYGEFWHRGFTVAADTPLAHYVISIGSNVEASGGPCAVTRHADARVRGYKRVQVEPHLSVTGACSAEWVPIRPKTDPAFMFALIHVLVCEQGLDKLDVAFLRDRSSSPYLVGPDGLYLRDAESGKPLLWDERSGRAVPFDTEGALPAVAGRFRVEGAVSIDADDARQQFDVAEGVTAYTKLVEHMEKYTPEWAASICDVPAETIRRVANEYLENASIGETIEIDGQTLPLRPVAVTLGKSVNNGWGAFECCWARTLLATLVGALENPGGTLGTTVRLNRPHDNRLLSVKAGEDGFMAQHFNPTDKEHWVAKPTGRNIHRTLVPIVGNTAWSQALGPTQLAWMFQREVPEDWNMPMPTMPDVWFIYRTNPAISFWDTRTLVEEIAKFPFTVSFAYTLDETNWMADLLLPEATDLESLQMIKVGGTKFVEQFWEHRGVVLRQPAVEPQGDTRDFTWISTQLAKRTGLLEQYNNALNRGAGGGAPLKAEHYDYSLDTKAEHGVEEIWDAVCRASSASLSEGREVHDLEWFKEHGFYTVPMSKTEWYLSPTLAQQGLRYEMPYQERLLRIGRELGNRLHEQKMHWWDEQLSEYAALPEWHDVPGRWTQQIANAGGKPEDFPLWLLATKSMQYHTGGNASIALMREVSQNVRGHTGVIMNAKTAKSLGISDGDRIEVRSHIGATYGDAVLAQGVRPDTLVILGQFDHWATPLAKDFGMPSLNSIAPMSMELTDATGSGSDIVRVAVRKVASKEAV